GTCAGGGGTTATGTACGCCCAGCAGGGCTTGTCCAAAATATTGTACGTATCTTTACAAAAACAATATTAAAGATAGAAAAAAACGCTGTTTGAAAACGAAAGTTTAGACTTGACCTTATGTTGGTATTGTATATAATGCAATATCCAAAGAGGAGTATTATGTTATCGCTTCCGAGGGGGACCTCTTGATGGAGTGCTATGTCACTTCATGTTCGTTTACTGACCAACCCTTTCTGCTGGAACAAGACAAAGAGTTTGTTTTGAAGTTCAATCTAGATTATCCAGGGGAAGTGGTGCTCGATCTGGTTGCCAGTGTGCCTGAAGGGGATTGGGGAACGAAAGGCAAGGAATCAGCATTTGTGACGATATATCTCAATGAGGAATATAACCAGGACCTGATTCTTTTTTACGGAGCGGAGAATTTTTCCTATCAACGCTTACTTGGACGACTGGATGCCGGTCAACATGTGGTTAGACTCACGTTTCAAAAAGACAAGTCTTCCCCAAACATCAAATGTATTAGTATAAAAAAAGCCGAAATCAGGCAGGTAAGAGATACCGATCCGGAAATCATTTTTTACAAGTATGCCCCCATTATTTACGGGCGCAATCTAAGCGATGATTATGAAAGTGTTTATACGGATACTCCGCTTGCGCTTTATTACTATTGTGATCAACATGAAAACCTGTCAATGACGGTTGAATATCAGATTATATTTAGCCACGAGGACGAGGGTACTCCTGGCCCGGCGTTAATGTCGCGGTGGGGCAGAACAACGGATATAGAGTGGGTTTACCGTGTCAAACTGGATAAATACGGAAAGCGGATACAAGGGTCAGAGAAAGTGGAGGAATTTCAGGGACCAGAACATATGACAACCAATTTTAAAGGCAAATATGCGCTTGGTGAACATCCTATTTTGCAAGCAGCTACCAAAAATGGAAATGTGTCAGATCATATTACCTCAAGTTACCGCTTCTTACTCAAACCAACCCTTTGTCATTCCAGGGATGTCAACCGTGAAGAGGTGATGAACCTTCATCCTTGGACCTATCGCGTCTCAGCCAAAGAAATCCAACGGCAACAGAATCTTGAATATCCCGTTAATCCCCAGACTCCCCATTTGGCTGATAAACGGTTTTATCTTTATATTCACTCAAGCAAACAATCGTTTAAAGGTGAGCATAGATATGGCTCGGCAGGGTTTAAAGTTAAGCTAAGAAATCATCATACCTGGTATTCGTCTACGCATGACAATCATTCATTTGCCTATGATGGGGCGGATGGTCCTTTCGCAACCACTGTCAAACTGCCAGAGGGAACTAAAATAGGGGATATTGAGGAAATTGTTGCTTATTATGTGGAATTTCAAAGTGCTCCAGCTGACTATTATATTCAAGTGAACGGCATTAGGTCCGCCTTCTTGTTGAATGAAGAGTATTTACCCAAACGTCCTTTTATCATCAGCAAAAATGTTGCGATACTTTCTCCCCAGCAACGGGAAGTTTCCTTATGGAGGGCTGATGATCTGGAAAGTGGTACATGAATGAGAAACATATTAGCGGGTTAGGAAGGGTATTAGGCCGGCTTATGTTGATGCCGGCTACAATTAACTTTTTTATAACTTATAGTATTGAAAATATTTTGTCTATAACTTAGAATAAGATTAAACCTTTTTAGGGAAAGCGCTTAACTAAAAAATGTGACACAAATAATGCAACAAATCTTTTCCTTGAAGGGGAGGAGAAATAATGCAAACCATTCGCTTGACCATGGCACAAGCCTTGTTAAAGTTTCTGGATAACCAATACGTTGAGCTTGACGGTAAAGAATATAAGTTTGTCAAAGGAGTCATGGGTATATTTGGTCACGGCAATGTGACGGGTCTGGGGGAAGCATTGGAACACTATCGAGGGGAATTGACTTACATCCAGGGCAAAAATGAACAGGGCATGGTGCATGCGGCGACTGCTTTTGCCAAACAGAAGAACAGACTCCAAATCTTTGCCTGTACCTCCTCGATTGGTCCGGGAGCGATGAATATGGTCACGGGGGCAGCAACGGCAACGGTAAATCGTATCCCTGTCCTGCTCCTGCCGGGGGATATTTTTGCCAACCGTCAACCAGATCCGGTGTTGCAGCAGATCGAAGACCCGACGGATTACACGGTTACAGCGAATGATGCGTTTAAACCGGTCAGTAAATATTGGGACAGGATAACGCGGCCAGAACAATTAATGTCAGCAGCTTTAAACGCGATGAGGGTGCTGACTGATCCGGCGGAGACTGGGGCGGTCACACTGGCGTTGCCGCAAGATGTACAATGTGAGGCGTATGATTATCCTATAGAATTTTTTGATAAGCGGGTTCATCACATCGAGCGTAGACCCATAACAGCCGCAGCCTGCAACCGGGCGGTGGAAGTGATTAGACGCAAGAAAAAACCGGTTATTATAGCCGGCGGAGGTGTGCACTACTCCTTTGCAACTGAAACTTTGCAAACTTTTGCCGAGACCTTTAACATTCCGGTGATGGAAACGCAAGCGGGCAAAAGTGCGCTTCCTTGGGACCATCCTTTGAATATGGGCGGAGTGAATTACCCCGTTTAACTTCCCGATGATGGTACCGTGCTGGATGTTTCCTTTAGCCATCGCCTGTGGCAATACGTTTGTGCTGAAGCCTTCAGAGCGCACGCCTTTATTGGAGAACCGTTTGGCAGAGCTTTTTTATCGGGCCCACCATATTTGACGGGGTCAAACCGGGCATGAAGATCTGGGAAGACGAAATCTTTGCCCCTGTTTTGTCCTATGTCCGGGTCAATACGCTGGAAGAAGCGATTGAAGTGGCCAATCAATCCCGCTTTGCTAACGGGGCGTGTCTGTTCACCCAAAACGGCCACTATGTCCGGCAGCGCTGGTAGTTGATGAAAGATGAAACCGACCATTTATGATGTGGCTAAAGAGGCTCAGGTCTCTATTGCGACTGTATCGAAGGTGATTAATGATACGGGCCGCATTAGTGAAAAAACCAGGAAACGTGTTCTGGAAGCCATGGAAAAGTTGCGGTACCAGCCAAGTGTGGTCGCTTCTGCACTAACAGGAAAGCGTACCAATACCCTCGGCTTGCTCATTCCCGACCTGGCCAACCCGTTTTTTGCTGAAGTCGCCCGTCATGTGGAAGACCGGGGGCAAGAAAAAGGATTTAATGTGATCATGTGCAGCACGGATTATAACCCGGCCAATATACGCTGGAGCAGTAAGGAACGCATCCGTGGCTACCGCGAAGCCTTGGAAGCGGCAGAAATTGGTTTTGATGAAGATCTGGTCTTCATCAGTAACTCCACAATCGAAGCCGGGAAACGTGTGGCCGGAGAACTCCTTGATGCTGGTCCTCATCCTACAGCGATATTTGCCCTGAACGATGTATTAGCCATTGGGACGATTAAAGCTGTCCGGGAAAGGGGATTAAAGATCCCTGAAGATATCGCAATCGTTGGCTTTGATGACACCATTTTGGCGACCATTGTCGATCCTCCGCTGACCACTGTTGCCCAACCCATACGGGACATGGGGTATCAAGCCATGGATTTGCTGATTGAAAAGATTGAAGGCCAAGAGAACACCACTAAACGAATCATTT
This window of the Caldalkalibacillus thermarum genome carries:
- a CDS encoding aldehyde dehydrogenase family protein; this translates as MKIWEDEIFAPVLSYVRVNTLEEAIEVANQSRFANGACLFTQNGHYVRQRW
- a CDS encoding LacI family DNA-binding transcriptional regulator is translated as MKPTIYDVAKEAQVSIATVSKVINDTGRISEKTRKRVLEAMEKLRYQPSVVASALTGKRTNTLGLLIPDLANPFFAEVARHVEDRGQEKGFNVIMCSTDYNPANIRWSSKERIRGYREALEAAEIGFDEDLVFISNSTIEAGKRVAGELLDAGPHPTAIFALNDVLAIGTIKAVRERGLKIPEDIAIVGFDDTILATIVDPPLTTVAQPIRDMGYQAMDLLIEKIEGQENTTKRIILSPQLMIRQTTCPLT